Proteins from a genomic interval of Chionomys nivalis chromosome 7, mChiNiv1.1, whole genome shotgun sequence:
- the Lsm11 gene encoding U7 snRNA-associated Sm-like protein LSm11, whose amino-acid sequence MEEREWGARPARAGSPASPPSPRLDVSSYSFDPLLALYSPRLPPIPYPNAPCFNNVAEYESFLKGGRTGRGRARGTGEPASAGTSTGTSTGAGTATRSRRRAAPTPDPERIQRLRRLMVVKEDADGTAGTRRQGPGRSKKAPRNVLTRMPLHEGSPLGELHRCIREGVKVNVHIRTFKGLRGVCTGFLVAFDKFWNMALTDVDETYRKPVLGKAYERDSSLTLTRLFDRLKLQDSSKKEADSKSAIEDSTLSRYSQTSTWKVASVWGRGDTDRGSSQRRSRSVPSSLQASAREGSRSELSGRTTRTEGSSAGGTFSRATTLSRGTSRKKKKKPKVDYQQVFTRHINQIFIRGENVLLVHLAQ is encoded by the exons ATGGAGGAGCGCGAGTGGGGGGCGAGGCCGGCTCGCGCCGGCAGCCCAGCCAGCCCGCCCAGCCCGCGGCTGGACGTCAGCTCCTACAGCTTCGACCCGCTGCTGGCCCTGTACTCGCCGCGCCTGCCTCCCATCCCCTACCCCAACGCTCCCTGCTTTAACAACGTGGCGGAGTACGAGAGCTTCCTGAAGGGCGGGCGTACCGGGCGCGGCCGGGCGCGGGGCACGGGGGAGCCGGCCTCGGCGGGAACCTCCACCGGAACCTCCACGGGAGCCGGGACCGCCACCAGGAGCCGTCGCCGCGCCGCGCCCACCCCAGATCCCGAGCGCATCCAGCGTCTCCGTCGCCTCATGGTGGTCAAGGAGGACGCGGACGGCACGGCCGGGACTCGACGCCAGGGCCCCGGGCGCAGCAAGAAGGCGCCCCGCAATGTGCTCACGCGAATGCCCC TGCATGAAGGCAGCCCCCTGGGTGAGCTCCATCGCTGTATCCGAGAGGGAGTGAAGGTCAATGTTCACATCCGCACTTTCAAGGGACTTCGGGGTGTCTGCACAGGCTTCCTGGTTGCATTCGACAAGTTCTGGAATATG GCCCTCACTGATGTGGATGAGACCTACCGTAAGCCTGTGTTAGGCAAAGCCTACGAACGGGACTCTTCGCTGACTCTCACCAGG CTGTTTGATCGGCTGAAACTTCAGGATTCCTCCAAAAAGGAAGCAGATTCCAAGTCTGCAATTGAAGACTCCACCCTGTCTAGATACTCCCAGACATCCACCTGGAAGGTGGCTTCAGTGTGGGGACGAGGAGACACCGACCGGGGCTCCTCCCAGAGGCGCTCGCGCTCCGTCCCCTCCTCCCTACAGGCATCTGCGAGGGAGGGGTCCAGGTCTGAGCTGTCAGGGAGGACTACACGGACAGAGGGGTCCAGTGCGGGAGGCACCTTCTCCAGGGCCACCACCCTTTCACGGGGCACATCccgaaagaaaaagaaaaagcccaaggTGGATTACCAGCAGGTATTCACGCGACACATAAATCAGATTTTCATTCGAGGCGAGAATGTCCTGCTGGTTCATCTCGCACAGTGA